A window of Ignavibacteriales bacterium genomic DNA:
GGTCAGAATGATCGGAACAATCATGGACATCACCGACCGCAAACGACTGGATACTGCGCTTCAGAAGAGCCAGAGCCTGCTGGCCAAAGCTGAACTGATGGGAAATGTCGGAGGCTGGGAATTCGATATTGACACCTTGCAGCAGACGTGGACAGAGGGCGTCTACCGCATCCATGAACTGGACCTTTCCTACCTGCCCACTGTGGACAAGGGCATCAACTTCTATACACAAGCGTCGCGTCCCATCATCGAACAAGCCGTGCAGCGAGCGATCGAGCACGAAAAGCCATTTGATCTGGAATTGGAGATCATAACTGCCAAAGGAAACCTTCGCCAGGTTCACGCTATGGGATCGGCAGAGCTGGCTCGCCGCAAAGTCTTTGGCTTCTTCCAGGACATCACCGACCGCAAGCAAGCAGAGAGCTCTTTGCGCACATTGTCGCTGCGCCAGGAAGCAATCCTTGCCGCCGTTCCGGATATCATCATGGAGGTGAACAAGAACAAGGAGTACATATGGGCGAATCGGCCGGGCATCGAGTTTTTCGGGGACGATGTGATCGGCAAAGAAGCTGCATTTTACTTCGAAGGAGAGCAGGACACATACAACAATGTTCAACCCCTTTTTGAGGGCGTTGACAACACCATCTATCTGGAGAGTTGGCAGCGGCGCAAGGACGGTCAGAAGCGCTTTCTTGGATGGTGGTGCAGGGTGTTGAAGGATGAAAACGGAAACGTGACGGGGGCACTCTCAACCGCCCGCGACCTCACAGAAAGAAAACAGGCGGAAACGGCGTTGAGCGAAAGCGAAGAGCGATTCAGGAATGTCTTTGAGAATGCCTCCGTAGGGAAATCGATGACCTCGCTCGATGGCCGGATAAAAGTCAACAGGGCTTTCTGTGAGATGGTGGGCTATTCTCCGGAGGAATTATCGAAACTGAAATGGCAGCAACTAACTCACAGGGATGACATTGATCGGGATCAGCAGATCATCAATTCGCTCATCGCGCGAGAGCGTGATTCAGCCCGTTGGGAGAAACGATACATCCACAAAGAGGGAAACATCGTCTGGGCGGATGTCGCCACCGTGTTGCAGCGCGACCGCGCAGGGAAACCGCTGTACTTCATCACCACAGTTGTTGATATTACGGAGCGCCGGAGCGCGGAGGCGACGCTGCAGAAGAGCGAGAAAAGACTGAGAGAAGCCCAGGAAATGGCTCATTTGGGTTTCTGGACATGGAACGTGAAAACGGGCGAAGTTGAGTGGTCAGAGGAAGTGTTCAAGATTTTCTGCCTCGATCCGAAGGAATTCACCCCTCAGATCGATTCAATCCTCGCATTATCGCCGTGGCCCGAAGATCGTCATCGCGATCAGGAGTTGATCAAGAAAGCGATCGAGACTCATAGCCCGGGTGCCTATGAGCAAAGATTCCTTCGCCCGGATCAGAGTATCGGGCACTACTACTCTACGTTCCAGGGAGTCTACGATGAAAAAGGCGATCTCATTTCGATTGTAGGGACTGTGTTGGACATCACGGAGCGCAAATGCGCAGAGGATGCGCTTCGTGCGAGCAAGGACGAATTGCATCGGCTTCTCAAGAGCATGACCGCTGCGTTCGTTCTGTTCGAGTCCGTTTTCGCAGATGACGGTCATTTCATCAGCTACCGATTTGTCTACATCAATGAAGCTTATGAGCGCCTCACCGGCGTGAAGAACGATGAAGTCAAAGGGAAGACGATACATGAGGTTTGGCCCAACACCGAACCGGAGTGGATCAAGAGGTATGGCGAGGTTGCCGTCACCGGCGTTTCACAGACCTTCGACATGTACCATGGCCCCACGGCCCATCACTATCACTGCAACGTCTACCGTCCCGGCGATACGCAGGACCGCTTCTGCGTGGTCTTTGAGGACATCACCGAACGCAAGCGATTGGAAAAGGAACAATTCCGACTCCTGGATATCCTTGAAAACAGTTTGAACGAGATCTATGTGTTCGATTCGTCCACGCTAAGATTTGAATATGTTAATCAAGGAGCTTTAAGAAATATCGGGTACAGTCTTTCCGAGATGCAAAGTCTCACGCCGATAGATATCAAACCCCAATATACCGAAGGGGCTTTCAGAGATTTTATTCGGCCATTAATACAAGAAGAACAAAAGAAACTCGTCTTTGAGACAATGCACAGGAGAAAGAACGGCACGACGTATTCAATCGAAGCTCATCTCCAATTGCATAAACAGGAAGGGAAGAGTCTGTTCTTTGCCGTGATAAATGACATCACCGTGCGCAAGATGGCGAAGGAGGCCTTGCTGGAAAGTGAGAAGAAATACCACGCCGTTGTTGACAAGGCAAACGACGGCATCATGATTGGTCAGGACGGGGTCATGAAATTGTCGAATGCCAGCTTTGCGGCCATGCTGGGTTATGAGGTACTCGAAGTGGAAGGGGTCGAATTCAGTAAAATGATTCCGCCGGAGAATATGGGGTTTCTATTGGAACGATATCAAAAGAGACTGGCCGGTGAAATAGTTCCTGCAAAGTATGAAACTGCGCTGTTGCACAAAAACGGAGAGAGGATACCTGTCGAAGTCAATGCCAGCATTGTCCAGTATGAAGGAAAATCTGCCGACTTGGTGGTCATGCGCGACATCACCGAGCGCAAGCATTCGGAAGAGAAAATCCTCAGTCAACTGAAGGAATTACGTCGTTGGCAGGAAGTCACACTCGGGCGCGAGGATAGAAACCGGGAACTCAAGCGAGAAGTGAACGAGCTGCTCCTCCGGTTGGGCGAGACGGTGCGCTATCCCAGCCAGGAAGATGACCGCAAACAAAACGAAGAGTGACCGTCGCATCTCAACGCCCTTCTATGTGTGCCGGTCACTTCACCCGGCGTTGGAAGGTGACCGTCACCATCTGATTGTTCTCGAGAGGTCACGGGCACCCCATGAAGAGGGCGAAGGACGCGAGGGTAGTTGGAAAGGACTGTATCTATGAGACCTCCTGATCACGGAAAGAATCGGACTGGACTCGTTTTCCTGCTGATCTTCATTGCCCTTGCTGGAGGCATACTTGCCGGCGGTTGTTTTGCATACCGGCACTACGAGCGAAATTACCGGAGGGAGGTCGAAGAGCAGCTTTCCGCTATCGCCGAACTGAAGGTGAACCAATTGGTCCAGTACCGAAAAGAGAGGTTGGGCGACGGATCCGTCCTCTCCGACAATCCGGCGTTTTCCAGGCTGGTATCGGATTTCCTCGCGAAGCCCGGCAATTTTGAGGCGAAACGGCTGCTGCATGTTTGGCTTGGGCGCGTGCTGTCGGGGTATCATTACGAACGGGTCGTTCTGCTCGATGCCAATGGCGTTGTCCGGATGTCGGTCCCTGATGCACCATTTCAGATCACTACATTGACCAGCAAGAATGTTAATGAAGTCCTGCGCAGTGGGAAAACAATGGTCCAGGACTTCTATCGGAATGAGTATGATCAGAAAATCTATCTGGCGATTCTTGTTCCGATCGTGGATGACTCCAATCGAAAACACCCACTCGGCATCGTGGTACTCCGCATCGATCCCACCGAATATTTGTATCCGCTCATACAAACATGGCCGGTCCCCAGCCGGACGGCAGAGACTCTAATCATCCGACGCGACGGAGACGACGCTCTTTTTCTGAATGAACTTCGTTTTCAACAAAACTCAGCGCACAACCTGCGAGTCCCGTTAAGCCGGGATAGCGTCGCATCTGTGAAAGCCGTCCTTGGTGTGCACGGGATCATCGAGAGTATAGACTATCGGGGGGTGCCGGTAGTTGCCGACGTTCGGTCGGTGCCAGATTCGCCATGGTTCCTGGTCGCCCGCATGGATCGGACGGAAATCCAGGAGCCGCTTGAAGAACAACTGCGGCTGATGATCATCGCCGTGTGTGCCTTTGTCATGGCCGCCGGTGCCGGCGTCGGCTTGGTGTGGCGCCAACAGAAGAGTCGTTTCTATCGGGAAGAATACAAATCGGCAGAAACGTTGCGGGAGAACGAAGCACTGCTGCAGAGCATTATTGACAATTCCACATCGTTGATCTACATCGTTGATACTGAAGGAAGATTCCTTCTGGCGAATCGGGCGCTCACAACGTTGCTCTCCGTATCTCGCAGTGAATTAGTCGGGAAGACGAGAGAAGTCGCCATGCAAAAAGAAATTGCTGACCTCCACCGAAAGAATGATCTGGAGGTGCTGGATTCCGGGAGTACGAATATCCTCGAAGAGGAGAACCTGGAACAAGATGGAAAGCACACATATCTAAGCATCAAATATCCTTTGTTCAATAGCGAGGGGAAGATCTACGCTATCGGCGGAATGTCAACCGATATCACTGCTCGCAAGCGGGCGGAAGAGGAACTGCGGGCAACGAGCGAGTATTTGGAAAACCTGGTCAACTATGCAAATGCGCCAATCATTGTGTGGGATACGACGTTGGTCATCACCCGGTTCAATCACGCGTTTGAACAACTTAGCGGTTACAAAGAAGAAGAAGTCAAGGGGAAAAGCATCGATGTGCTGTTCTCTGAGAGCAACGCTGAACATTCACTCGATCTCATACGCAGGGCTGTTGGGGGCGAACGGTGGGAAACGGTCGAGATCGAAATCCGGCGGAAGGATGGAGATCCGAGAATCGTCTTGTGGAATTCTGCCAATATCCTTGAT
This region includes:
- a CDS encoding PAS domain S-box protein, with amino-acid sequence VRMIGTIMDITDRKRLDTALQKSQSLLAKAELMGNVGGWEFDIDTLQQTWTEGVYRIHELDLSYLPTVDKGINFYTQASRPIIEQAVQRAIEHEKPFDLELEIITAKGNLRQVHAMGSAELARRKVFGFFQDITDRKQAESSLRTLSLRQEAILAAVPDIIMEVNKNKEYIWANRPGIEFFGDDVIGKEAAFYFEGEQDTYNNVQPLFEGVDNTIYLESWQRRKDGQKRFLGWWCRVLKDENGNVTGALSTARDLTERKQAETALSESEERFRNVFENASVGKSMTSLDGRIKVNRAFCEMVGYSPEELSKLKWQQLTHRDDIDRDQQIINSLIARERDSARWEKRYIHKEGNIVWADVATVLQRDRAGKPLYFITTVVDITERRSAEATLQKSEKRLREAQEMAHLGFWTWNVKTGEVEWSEEVFKIFCLDPKEFTPQIDSILALSPWPEDRHRDQELIKKAIETHSPGAYEQRFLRPDQSIGHYYSTFQGVYDEKGDLISIVGTVLDITERKCAEDALRASKDELHRLLKSMTAAFVLFESVFADDGHFISYRFVYINEAYERLTGVKNDEVKGKTIHEVWPNTEPEWIKRYGEVAVTGVSQTFDMYHGPTAHHYHCNVYRPGDTQDRFCVVFEDITERKRLEKEQFRLLDILENSLNEIYVFDSSTLRFEYVNQGALRNIGYSLSEMQSLTPIDIKPQYTEGAFRDFIRPLIQEEQKKLVFETMHRRKNGTTYSIEAHLQLHKQEGKSLFFAVINDITVRKMAKEALLESEKKYHAVVDKANDGIMIGQDGVMKLSNASFAAMLGYEVLEVEGVEFSKMIPPENMGFLLERYQKRLAGEIVPAKYETALLHKNGERIPVEVNASIVQYEGKSADLVVMRDITERKHSEEKILSQLKELRRWQEVTLGREDRNRELKREVNELLLRLGETVRYPSQEDDRKQNEE